One window of the Cryptomeria japonica chromosome 7, Sugi_1.0, whole genome shotgun sequence genome contains the following:
- the LOC131056495 gene encoding sugar transport protein MST3-like: MEEGRNSVGVKKEYKGGITPFVVGACIVAAGVTSMDPFLRKFFPATYRKMHQEEARTSAYCKFDSQILTTFTSSMYIAGLIASMVASPVTRIYGRKPSILVGGLSVLMGAALNGGALNVGMLIAGRIMLGIGIGFADQAVPLYLSEMAPKQMRGALNMGFQLFVAVGTLSASLTNYGTTKIHNWGWRLSLALAAVPAVILSLGSLWLPETPNSLMETQGPEKARAMLQRIRGTVDVEEELSDMMEAKKISEMVKHPLHNLMQRKYRPQLVMAVAIPMFQQLTGINAIVFYAPVLFRTIGFETNASLMSAVITGVVGLAATVLSMIAVDRYGRRFLFLQGGLQMLISQVIIAIILSIKFDSLGDGSMSKGYAYLLLLMICIYVVGFAWSWGPLGWLVPSEIFSLEVRSIGQSIVVSVNLLFTFAIAQGFLAMLCHFKFGIFLFFAGWVFLMTIFVYLFLPETKNIGIEEMNSVWKEHWFWKRFVNEKFQHQ, from the exons ATGGAGGAAGGCAGAAACAGCGTTGGTGTTAAGAAGGAATATAAAGGGGGAATAACTCCTTTTGTAGTGGGGGCGTGCATCGTAGCAGCAGGAGTGACGTCCATGGATCCCTTCCTCAGAAAGTTTTTCCCGGCCACTTACAGAAAGATGCACCAAGAGGAGGCCCGTACCAGCGCTTACTGCAAATTCGACAGCCAGATTTTGACTACCTTCACTTCGTCCATGTATATAGCAGGATTAATAGCTTCTATGGTGGCCTCCCCTGTTACCAGGATCTATGGACGAAAGCCCTCCATCTTGGTGGGCGGTCTGAGCGTTTTAATGGGCGCTGCTCTCAATGGCGGTGCTCTTAATGTGGGTATGTTGATAGCTGGGCGAATCATGCTGGGCATTGGCATTGGATTTGCTGATCAA GCAGTTCCTCTGTATCTCTCAGAGATGGCACCGAAGCAAATGAGAGGAGCATTGAACATGGGCTTTCAGCTGTTCGTTGCCGTGGGCACTCTGTCTGCGAGTCTCACAAACTATGGAACTACTAAAATCCACAATTGGGGATGGCGTCTCTCCCTTGCTTTGGCAGCTGTCCCCGCTGTAATACTGAGCTTAGGGAGTTTATGGCTTCCAGAGACACCCAACAGTCTGATGGAAACACAGGGCCCTGAAAAAGCCAGAGCTATGCTGCAGAGGATTCGCGGCACTGTTGATGTTGAGGAGGAGCTGAGTGACATGATGGAAGCAAAAAAAATATCAGAAATGGTGAAACATCCCCTGCACAATTTGATGCAGAGAAAATACAGGCCACAGCTTGTGATGGCAGTGGCCATTCCCATGTTCCAACAGCTCACAGGCATTAATGCCATTGTTTTCTATGCCCCAGTGTTGTTCCGAACAATTGGGTTCGAGACCAATGCCTCTCTCATGTCCGCTGTTATTACAGGAGTCGTTGGCTTAGCTGCTACAGTGCTCTCCATGATTGCTGTCGACAGATATGGACGTCGATTCCTCTTTCTGCAAGGGGGATTACAGATGCTCATTTCCCAG GTGATAATTGCTATCATTTTGAGCATTAAGTTTGATTCTTTGGGTGATGGAAGCATGTCAAAAGGGTACGCGTATCTGTTGTTGCTAATGATTTGCATATATGTGGTAGGGTTTGCATGGTCATGGGGTCCATTAGGATGGTTAGTACCAAGTGAGATATTCTCATTAGAGGTCAGGTCAATTGGACAAAGTATTGTTGTTTCGGTGAATCTATTGTTTACATTTGCCATTGCACAAGGATTTCTTGCCATGCTCTGCCACTTCAAGTTtggaatttttcttttctttgcggGATGGGTATTTCTCATGACCATATTTGTGTATTTGTTTCTCCCTGAGACCAAAAACATAGGCATAGAAGAGATGAATAGTGTGTGGAAAGAACATTGGTTTTGGAAGAGATTTGTCAATGAGAAATTCCAACACCAATGA